A window of Bombus terrestris chromosome 4, iyBomTerr1.2, whole genome shotgun sequence genomic DNA:
GATGTCGAAAGACTTGACTGTACGAAAATAAGAActtcgaaaaatatattttagttcAAGCGAAGAACAAATTCGCGTTGGTAAAGTAATTCAACTATTCTGAACTAAACTAGAATAATATAGCAAACAGCAAAAGATCAACGCAATAAAACGTGCAATTCATTTCCTCTCGATCAATTCTCCATACCACGTTCTCAACCAACATCACGCAAACAGCGATCGAATTACAATTCACACGTGATAGTGCGAAAGTTTGTTCTTTTTCCGAAACATCGATTCTGGCAGTGGTCCCAATCGTCGAGCTCTGTCCGGAACGATTCGATGGTATCGCGGTTTCCCTGCGATCGGGTTTATGCAACGAGGATCACGGACCGAAAACCCTGGAGACGCGTCACGCTCGACGGTGAATGAAAATTGGCGTGTTAGAAAATTTTCAAAGTCGTGCTGCGGTGCGGTGAACTCTGGTACTTAGATCGCGACGAGGTTGAGGCGGTGGTCGGGCCCATGGGCGGGCCCCGCCGCTCCCGAAGGGGACCTATATAAGTTGACTCGCGGTCGGTATAACACGATCCTATAACACAATCGCGTCTGCCTCATCAGCGACGAAACATGCGTCTTCCCGTGAGTATTCCTCGCTTTTCCTCCTTCATCGATCAGTGTCTCATTTTCACGGTGTTTCATTGTTTCTTGGGAATGACCGAGTCGTTCTAGTCGCATGACAATTGGATATGAGAATCGATTTTATATTTGGAGTAGTGTCCTTTATTTCAGTTGTAATTAATTTGAGTCTTGGGACAGTGTGTCGAGTTTAATGTTCGATTGTATTGGTGTCTAAATGGGTTTTCCTTCCTTATCGATTAGTGTTTCATTGCCACGGTGTTTCATTGTTTCTCGGATAGACTAAACTGTCATAGTCATATGGGAATTGGGTATAAACCGGTTTGTTATTGGAGCTAGTGTTTTTTTTAGTTGTAATTAATCGAAGGAATCAAACCAGTGTTTCGAGTTATTTGGCTGTATTGATGATTAGATTAAACGAATGATAGTTATTTGTAGCATTTaagtttcttttcgttttttaatttcgtaatatttttttaagaaaagatTTACAACATTTTTTCGTAAAGTGATCAGATAGTTGCTTCGCAAAGTTTCCAAATCTTCCCTTTCGGTTTTTGTAAACTTAGATCTTATTCTTATTTACTGATAGGATGCGTGGTGAATGGAAAGCTTGCGATGCACTTTTCGTTTAATCGATGATTTTTTCACTAGGAAGAGCACTTTTTTGTGATGTTACTTTGCATTAACTGTGTCATCGTGTTAAACTTAGCCTCACAAATCATTCTGTTGCCTTGTTCATGGTTTGATGGTTCATTTAAACACGTCCACTTTCCCTTTTTGTTATAATGGGCAGTAATAAACATagctatttttatataattgtaaaataataacaagGAAAAGTTGTAGAGTATTGTGAGTGAAGTTAGCGGCTAGTAAAATCTAATTTCACCCGTTTTGTAATTTCAGGATTATAGACTTCGAGATATATGTGTGtgaaaaagtaaaattacaaGCATATCAATGCAAGATGTAGTGTAGATAatgtaaattcatatatattgcaggaaatatatgtttaacaaataaaatatttggttTCGGTTTGAGAAGATTATCTTCACATAGGTATTTTTCAAATCTTTCTGAAAATTCAAttagtttctttaaaatattagaacTCGAACCAAACGCGTAATTTTTAACACTAAACTGTTCTTGTTTCGAATTACTGGTGTTTGCTACCCTGGAATTTGTTATTCGCGGTTCGAATTTTCACTGATGAGACtacaaagataaaatatctaGGTTATCGGATCGTGATTTATGCCTTTCCCTTTCTAACGCTTTAACAAAGGTGCATCAACAAACATATTTAGTTACTTTTACTTTCCCGATTTAGTATTTACCTTATAAGGTACAAGTTCCTCCTTATTTTACACGTACGAAACGTGCTTTGAAGAAACTGAACACATCTCCAATTTGGAGTTTAATATCAATTCCTTTCTCATTCAATCAAATAATTCTTATGATTTTATcgttatagaaatataaatttccattgtttatcgaaaaaaaatcaatattaattaacatatataaGATAAAAGTATTGGATAACGCGGAGTACTGTAAATTATAATAGAATGTCCTTTCCTTTGCAAAATAAATtgtagaaataaattgtaaaggcAAATAAAAGTAGAAGTTCATTTAAACTGCGCAATCTCGACCGTTTTCCATTGTGCACGAGGTTATTGGAAAGTGATCCGCGAATGCCAGCGATTTTATGCAAACTTGTGTCACCAGGTGCTGTTTCTCTTGTTCTGCATCGGCCTTGCGCTCGCCCAGCACAATCAATACCCCGTGACCACGCCGGTGCCCATTTTAAAGCAGATAAATAAGTGAGTACTGTTTCGCTATCACGACATAGATTTAAACCAACTAGAGGCAACGCTATATCGAATGTATCTTTCGTCCCGTTCCTTTATCAGAGACAATTTATCTCTTGACTCGAACTGCTGACTAAAACTGTGTAGTCAAGGTTTAAGAAAGGACTAAAACTTCAAACGGTGTGTAGCAAGTTACATTGAATGTGAAACTGAAACTTTAACCAAGAAGGAAGTTTAGTATTCTTAAGTTAATTATACTTTTAACCAAGTAGCCAAGGATAATGAAATGCtatgtattgtaaaatattagttAACATCTTGTGGGGAGtggaaaaatattgtaaaaaatgtagcttccattatatagtaatctaaatttattaatcttaatttcttcaaaattacGCCATTGTAACATTTTCGCTCGTGACAATGTTTGTGCAATGTATGACAATCTAGATAAATATATTGTGAAGCAATACAATGTGCATACTGTTAAAAGCTCATGCAACCCTCAAGGTAGGCGTTACTTCGAAGagtttcgtaaaaatattcgtttatCCGTAGTTTCAAGGGCAAATTCACATTTCCATGCAATTCTGCAATAGATAGGTTATTGCTACACAAGTATTGCTACACCAGTCTACTTCCGCGCGTTTTTGTAACTTTTCTTTGAACGTGATTCGAGCGTGACTGATACAAGGGATAACAAAACTCAATGAAACTATATAGTTGAGTATTACAGAATAGTATTATACAACATTTCGTAATAGgctacatataaaatatactattatatttgaaataaataaatgcagGATCTCTTACATCCATCGAATATTAAACTCaaatactaattaagaatgtAACACGAAGATAAGGGTATAATTcctatttcgaaaatattatatgaaaattaagaTAACTTCTGCCTTTAAAATATCTCTAAACATCTGCGTATAATCCAAAAAttcaagtaattaaaaattccgcGTAACAcgatattcaataaaatattttcaaaaaaaccTACAAATACTAATTAATTCAATAATGACCAGACATAACGAGGACGGTAGCTACAGTTACGGATACGAGGCAGCGGATGGTTCTTACAAGATCGAATCGAAATATCCAACTGGAGAAGTATATGGAAAATACGGATTCGTCGATGATACGGGGAATATTCGAGAAGTGGAATATGGAGCGTCCAGACGCGGATTCGAGCCAGCAGGTTCTGGTATAAACGTACCACCGCCAACCTTGACTGGTAACAGTATCGCAAATCCAAATCAACCAGAGGACGATGGCCAATATAGAGAGGACCCCTCTGTTTATTACACGGATCCTCGATATACAAACGGAGAACGATATGAACCTGTACCTCGTCAACCTTTGGTCCAGAATCAACCTCGACCAATTCCGGCACCGATCTATAATCCGCCCAggtaagaaattaattattcagaTCGAAAATCCTTACCTGATCCAAATCAAAGAAATTAACTATTCTGATCGAAAGTCAGTTTTTTTATCCTTGCGAAATATAGACAGAACGATCGCGTTTTTGTCGTTGTATTTTAATGTGTAACTAAACTATAAACTTTAAAGActcaagaatattttaattattaatttgctcTATTCGATCAATCTTCaatctaaataaatttaatcaatattCAATATCAGTGATACGTTACTCACTGCAACAATTTAGCTTAAAGTGATGAAATATTATTCGTGTATCCGAATTTATATTCATAGCCACATCCGGTATCGCGAAGAAAAAACTCTGTTCGCTACAAACTATGATTTTTACCAACGACATTGTTCATTTCAAACCCTCGAAGAGAAATTTCCGTGGACAAAGAACACGTATCTACAACGAACCCTGTAAATGTCACGTGAATTTCAGTCGAAAGCGCAGTGAACGTGACTCGCACAACTGACAGCTACTCTTGACTTACAATTAGACTTGCGGGGCTAAACAATGAAATTAACCAACAGAATTTGTTCCCCGACTTTCCAGGTATCCTACGCAAGTGCAGTATCAGCCGAAGCCACAGTATCAACCGGAATATCGACCGCAGTATCAACCGCAATATCAGGCCCAACAACAGCGACCCGCGTATCCAGCCGCGCCGACTCAAAGCGGAATTCAAGGTCGCCCGGCACCCGTCGATCCCAATGCCGGGTTAGCCTCTTACTCGGTTACTTACAGACGATAGGGATCCTTCGATCACGTTAGCATGTGTAAATATTGCGTTATTCGTAGCTATTTCCGGGACGTGTTGCAGAGATTGTAGTTTGGGCCAGTTCGTTTATCTTTATTCGATTCCCAAACCATTAATTTTAGGCTGATTTTCTGATAGTTGCCCTGGTACGTTTCTTTTCTTAGTGAACGTTAATATTTGAAGGacagatatttcttttatttattaatatgtcGATAGGAAGTTTAAAAACGTACATTTTGCAAGTTAAACAACATACTCatgatttgttttttttttgttagtgtaatttttatatatgtagctATTGTTTCTTAAAAATGTACTTTTCAatctatgtacatatttttactTGTCGATGGCATCTAATAACTATAAAGATAAGGATACTCTTTCGTACGAACTATGAGAAAGTTAAAGTTTCTTTTtgtaattgtttaaataatatttacgtatataagcggcatctaaaatattcatttcacgCAAAACAATATCTGTTTAACTCCGTTCTTTTTTTACTCCTTTTAATAAGAGCAACAGTGCGAAACAATAATCCATTACAATAACAAACATTGTATTAAACTTCAATTTCTCGTCCTTCAAATGTTAGCTAAACAGAAGTATCTCCATGGTGTAATTTATCTTCTATCGTCTCATAGAACATTTCGATATTCTTCTACATCTACGTTTTATCTTTCGAAAATTTCCTAGAAATCTTTTCTGCAGAATGTTAATATAAATCAAATGAGTtttcatattaataataatttgtagaaCTGCTATAAATCACCCATATCTTAATATGGCATCGAACGCATCAATATTCAAGATAACAATCTACAGAACACAGGATAGTATGTTCAGGAAGACACTCTGCTACTTAATATTCTACACGATTCTCACTCTTACTTATCTTCCAAACACTTGGTAATACTCCAACATGTTAGACTTTGAAAGTAGTTCCTTTGTAAAATTCTACCTCTTCCTCACCTTTCTACCTCTTCTCCTACCGGTTCTTTTTACTTGTTCTGTCTACCTCTTCGTTCTTACTTCTATGACTCATTGTCAGTTATTTACATTTCTTGTCATTTAGCCGTTTTTCTGTATCACCTAAACGCTCAAGGCATCATGTTTCACAATTATATTGTCCACTTCGCGTATATCATTTGACAATAGGAAAGAAATCTTGATTTTTGTACGGACGTATCTGTATCTAGAATTTAATCGTCTAACTCTCATAGCACAGATTATGGTACAAGATTATGATAAAATGttggaaattttgttaatttcataCGTATGAAAGTTGTTCACATAACGCTTAAGGatatcgtttcattttttagttcaatttctaatttttcatttactAAGTTGATCACTGTAACTTCCCACTTCCTCCATTTATCATACGAGCGACATACTTattgatttcttaatttttatgtcataatattaatagtatcttattaataatatatttaatctcaaaattattgaaatagatattatactataactatatacgaTACTAAAATGCATTAGGGtctataaaatatcaatttgttTATATCACCTATagcataaataaaaaaatgtatcctAGTAGATGCTTATGGGAATTGGAGGATTAAAATATACGCGATATTCCGAGGGAAAAATCGAGAAAGAACGGAATGTCGAGGAACAAGCCTGGTTCTTCCGTCTCACCTTCGAATGGGATGAACAATTCGTGAGTTATGCGAAATGGAATCCTGACCATAATTCCCGTCAATGTTAATCATCTTGTCGCGTGGAATTACGAATGCAACCATGGCTGAACTTGACACGTTGGTAAAAAATTCGCGAGGTTGGCATAACTACGTGTGGCCTTCCGATGCTATCGATCGAACGATGCAAGCAAACGACTCGTTCAACGTCCAACGTAGGCGGCGATCCACCTTCGTGTATCGCGATTATGCCCGCGAGATTTCTCTGTGGTGAACAATCGACGACGAGACATTTGCATTTTACCCAACTGGTTATCTTTTCTGTAGAATTCATGATAGTCGTAAATGCATTGTATTGACCAATTAATCGTCCTCGTATGTGTGTACAGAAATCGGTAGACATACAGAATGCAGCAcagataatgtaataataatagagTAGACGTTGGACGTTTATAGTAGTTAGGAATTTCGAAACGTTTTGAATAGCTGTTTATAAGTTGATGGAAGAAAGTGCATGTATTTGTATGTTAGGGATGCTAATATTATTTCGTGTATCAATTTCATTCATTGTTTTATGATAACTTAATGTATTGTGTAATAAAGAATTTTGCAAAATTGTTGTGCGTTTTGATAAGATTTTTTAATGAGAAATGTTGATATGTAGGCAGTTTATAGGTTTGCACGTGGCAATAAATCTAAAGCAACTCTGTATGTAAAACATataagataatattttataacctCGATATGTTTTATTAACGAGAATCGATAATCACAtagatcatttttattttatttctatgaaatttatattatgtCATATGGGAATAAAAGGGTAATACAATTTGTTGTCTGTTTTcccttatttttaatattatttattaacagcattaagtttttttattaaattaccatttgtcctttttttattttatatgtacctATATCGTCATTATTTTTGCGGTTGtaattggaaaaaagaaaacgaaaaatatatgaatgcactttataaataattcataaatcaAATTGCAATGGAATTTTTCTCAGCAAAGAGCCATTTATCTTTTTGAAATAAGTACTTATAATAATTACTTACTTTCTTCCAAAATATTATGAGAAACACCAAAACTTTCCAATTAAACAAAGGACGCTTTCCATAATTTGATACTTTTCATTATTGCGTCTCGAGTAACGAAAACAACACGTTTTGGTAATAGCAGCCGTATTTCCAAAACGATCGACTTTCCGCTCTTGTACTTTAGTACTTTAGCTCCATACAGCAAACAGATAGCTGTGCCGATGCACATACCAAGGAAGTGTTTTGTGCCAAGGAAGGTTGTCGCCACGCCCAGGAATTTCATCCACGCTTCTCGAGCATCGGACACATCGTGTAATTATCCGGAGCACCTGTAGGTGAGCCTCTCCTGCTACGTTCTCCagcgaatttttatttcctcctgCTGTTTAAAAATCAAGGAGGACAACCGCTCGCGACGTACTGTTGTTCGAAGGCATTCGAACTGACTGCCGTGAGTTGTAATTTCGAcgtacaaagaaaattataagaatTCTAAAGAAAATCGATATGATGTGCAAACATAAAAATCTGAACTCACAATGGTATAAGGCATCTCAATCCAATGTGAAAGGTACTCTACAGTTGCCTATTCTAATACAAATGGAACAATATTGAAATGTTAAATATCGCATCGTATAGAGATAATATTAGGTCTTTCAAACCTATGTCAAACACGTTGCCGATATATTTTCATAGTTGTCCCATTTGTATAAATGTCGTATACTTCTTGTACCCTATTGAACTTTTCTGAACTCTGTCGAAACGAAATATTAGTTAATGCCCGATCAACTGAACCTTTGCTGGTTGAGTTCATTTCAAAACGTGAGTTCTTATTGTGTAAACGAAAAATGAAAGGCAGTGGGAAAAATTGGTGAGATTCTATTATATGAACTTCAATTACATAAACTTCTTGCCCCTCGACAAATTTAGgtatatttaattctattgtATTTCAAGACTTCAAGCACGATGTTTTCTGTATTCGACTACGTTATTCAACATCAAAATCATTGCAACCCTTCCGGCAGATACAACAGTTACGAGATAATTTTCGATCGTTTTCCTCGCAGAAATCGGTTGACGATCGCCATAGGCGCACAGTTTCACCGCCTTCGGAAGTAGGGCTCGTCGTTGACGATGGTCAGCGATCGTTTACTACCGCTTCATGTCGCGAGCTTTACCGCTTCGTGGTTGTCGCAATGCTCTTCTACATAATCGACGTTGATCTATAATCGCTGGCTACGGCCGTTATGAGAGAGTTATGAAATTGCAAAGAGCACCGTTCGAATATGAAATTCGAGGCTGTCTAACTTTCTTTTCCTTCCACTTTGTTCCACGCTCGTCGAATGCCTTCCAAGTTTCTCCTCGACATCTGAATCCGTACGCGTTCTAACGTTTACTCGTGATGCGCCAATTACTTTCTCAAAAAACGTCCGGTATGGCAAAAGTCGATATCTTTTCAGACCGAGAAAAGTTCGTCGTACGATGGTACGCATTTTGTTAATGTTTCTTAACTGCATGTGAAAGCAACTTTTCTGTTTCACCGCTTTCTTCCCACTTTGACGAGATATgcgcatacatatatttaaaacgaggaaactgatgTTAACTCTCATTCTCGTCTGACGGGGACAAGCCAAATAACTTTTATAACGAAGTTTGTGCTCAATCAGTTATGTTCTGTTTTTTAATACGAGAAGTATTAAATGGGAGAATTATTCGAGAGATTTTATAATATCTCTTGGTATTTTATTGGCCCTTAATTTTTAATGCTGTGCTATCctaatttattttcgaaatttatcgTTGTTTTTGGTAGTATCtcttaatttgaaaatttatcgtaacttttaatattttgttttaatatctttctccaatttttaaagttttagtattttactttgattttgaaatttatgataatCACTGACATTCTTCTCTAATTTGAAAATGATCGAATAACAGGactatatattgtatttataagCGATAATTATGTTGATATCGCTACATATTCAACAGTTTTGGAAGAACGAACAGATTTATAGTTTCTCTTTAAGCTATATGTTCCGCACTCAACCGTCATAAAAGTTAACGACGATTAATTGAAATGATAAAATAGCAATAAGTAATGAATGCGGAAACTTGTTCTTCTGACGTTCGCTTGAAAGCATGATATATAGAAGATACTCGGACATATGGGAAAGATCAATCTTTATGCATGAACTATCAGTCACACAAATAAAACCATCATCTCcataattaatgtaattaacGTGTACTGAAATGAAACATGCGAGTAATTCTAATTGCTTCTCAGCCATACTTATCTATActtaattaattctaatttagTTAAACAAGTTAATAATCTATCAGTCACTTATTAGTCATATCATCGTTCAAATATATAAACAGATGTCGATCGAAACGAATAAGTTAAATTTGACATTTacgtcaaatattaaaaataacataatGTCAAAGCTATTGTACATTCTAACAATCATTCAGCCCAAAGTGGGCAAGTGTCTGGTGATTTATGGTCGGGAGTGTCTATAACGCTGGTAACAGCGTATAGAGCGTGGTAACTCGAATCAACCTTCGAACTCTCACACGTCGATTCTCTTTGTTTCACGTAGGAAATGAGATCCCAAGAAGAGGATTGGCGTTAAAGCTCGACAATGGAAATTACTAGCGACTCGAGCGTGTGGGTATAACAGGAACCATTCAACCGGCATCCCGGTGCAACCATTTATTCCCGATCTCGAAGTGTCCCGCATGGAGTTGCATGTTACGCATACCTGATACGTAGAGACTGCCACGGACCACCGCCCATGCCCACCTTTCACAATATACGTGCCCTCGCTTCGGGCTTCTCTCGATCTAGCCGATCTACTTCGCGATCATTCCCGTGGAAGCGTATCCTGATGCCCTTTATCGAACTTACATTCGCGTTCAAAAGTCTTAGGACATCCTAGCTGCTTTCGTACGAAACgtggaaattaatttcaattatcaaggcaacgattaattaaacgaaaattatagcgatatatattgctgtatatatataacataggttttaaattataaaatttaccatTCTCTGGTAAAACATGTTCTGCTAGAAATGAACATTTGTGAAAGAGGCTGTATGCAAGCGATTTCGACCTTCTattctttatttcgaatttcaataCCCACCCACTGTGACTGATCTTTATGTAATGCAGTTTGCACGTTAAATATCATCGGTTTTGTCTCCAGTATCGAACATCTCTGTTAGACATTGTTATTTAGATTAGTTTGGATATCCGTGAGGTTATTCAACTATTTATACTCGATATACGAGCACGATGTCGGTTCGCGAGACATTGCTTTCGTTTAAAATTGAACTCCTTTCTTTTGGGCAGTGTCGGGTACGTTACGCAAGGTGAAATGGAAAGCGAGTTAATCCTGTTTCGTGTAACAGTTTCTTTAATTGGTTGCGTTATC
This region includes:
- the LOC100644125 gene encoding global transcription regulator sge1, with amino-acid sequence MRLPVLFLLFCIGLALAQHNQYPVTTPVPILKQINKHNEDGSYSYGYEAADGSYKIESKYPTGEVYGKYGFVDDTGNIREVEYGASRRGFEPAGSGINVPPPTLTGNSIANPNQPEDDGQYREDPSVYYTDPRYTNGERYEPVPRQPLVQNQPRPIPAPIYNPPRYPTQVQYQPKPQYQPEYRPQYQPQYQAQQQRPAYPAAPTQSGIQGRPAPVDPNAGLASYSVTYRR